In Acidobacteriota bacterium, the sequence CGCCGACCCGGTAGACCTCCTCGACGAGCCGGCCGTCGCGTTTCACCAGGCGCGAGTTGAGCGGGTGCCGCTCGTCGAACCCGTCGAGGTCGGCCAGCGTGACGCCGGCGTAGAGGTTGTTGGCGCTCGCTTCGAGGATGTCGCGGCCCTCGCCGGGCGTCTTGCTGGTCACGACGGCGTCGACGTCGGGGTCGAGAAACCAGGGGGCGACCCGCGCCGCGTACTGGACGACCGTCTCGGCGTCGCCGAGCGGCAGGTGCGCGCCGTCGGCAGCGACCGCGGCGAGCGCCCCGGCGAAGGTGGCGGCGTCGAGGGTCATCACGAACTTGCGCGCGGTCAGGGTGTTGTGCGGACCGGTATTCAGCCAGAACAGCTTCGTGTATCGAGTAAACTCGTCCCGCACGCCGGAGGCGAGCGCAAATCCGTGCCGCAAGACTTCTTCGAGCACCGCCCGCATCTCGAGCCCGTGGGCGTACCGCTGGTCGTAGTAGATGTCGCGTCCGGCAATCGCAGCCTGCGCCAGGTGCCACACGAGCGTCTTCTCGCGGAGGGGCAGGGCCTCGAACCCGTCGGCGTACAACTGGACGATCGCGGCGTCGTCGACCTGCTCGAGCAGGTACGGTCGCGTGTCGGCGGGCGCCGTGACGGAGGTCGAGCCACCCGTTGCGCCAGACCCGCGGCCGCGGCTCACAGTTCCACTCGATCGAGGTACGCGGGAATCTCGACCGTCCAGCCGAGCGTCGATTCGACCTGGCTCTTCAAGGTCGCCATCGGCTCGGGTTCACCGTGTACCAGGAAAGTGCGGCGGGGCGGCGCCTCGAAGCCGCGCAGCCAGCGCAGGATCTCGGACTGATCGGCGTGCGCCGACATCGAATCGATCTTGGCGATCCTCGCCCGCACGGGCACCATCTGCCCGTGCATCTTCACCTCCGCGGCGCCGTCGACCAGGCTGCGTCCCCGAGTGCCGGCGGCCTGGTAGCCGACAAACAGCACCGTGTACCGCGGGTCGGGCAGCGCCGCCACCAGGTGGTGCAACACGCGCCCCCCCGTCGCCATGCCGCTCGACGAGATGACGATGGCGGTGGTTTTCGAGCGGGTGAGCTCCTTCGACTGCTGCGTGGAGTTGACCGTCTGGAAGCGGGCCGTGCAGAACCCGCACACGTCCCTCGTGCCGCCCTGCACGTCGGGGTCGAGCTCGTTGGCGCGGGCCCTGTAGTAGTTGAGGGCCTCGATGGCCATCGGGCTGTCCAGGTAGACGGGCAGCACGGGAATCCGCTTCGCATCCTCCAGCCGTTTGATCCAGTACAGCAGCTCCTCGACCCGGCCGATGGCAAACGACGGGATGATCAACTTGCCGCCTCGATTGACGGTCTCGTTGATGATGCCGGCGAGCTCCTGCCCGTCGTCGTTCGGGTGATGCAGGCGGTCGCCGTAGGTCGATTCGAGCAGCAGGACATCGGCCCGCGGCACCGGCGTCGGGTCGGGGAGCACCGGGCGATCGTAGCGGCCGAGGTCGCCGCCGAAGAGCACGTCGATGTCCGAGCCGTGATCCACCGTCATCTTCACGAAGGCCGAGCCCAGCAGGTGACCGGCGTTGATGAACTCGACGTCGATGCCCTCCGCGATGCGGAGCCGCCGCTCGAACCCCACGGGCTGGAACTGCGAGAGCGCGCGGTAGGCGTCGGCCTCGGTGAACAGCGGCTGCGCGGGATCGTGCCTGGTGTACCCGTGCTTGTTCGCCTGGCGCGCGTCCTCTTCCTGAAGGCGGCCGCCGTCGGGCAGCACCACCCGGCACAGGTCGAAGGTCGCGGGCGTGCAGAAGATGCGCCCGCGGAAGCCGCCGGCCACCAGCCGGGGCAACGACCCCGAGTGGTCCATGTGCGCGTGGGTCAGGACGACGGCGTCGAGACTGGCCGGGTCGACCGGCAGAGGGTCCCAGTTGCGTCGACGGAGTTCTCGCAGCCCCTGGAAGAGGCCGCAGTCGACGAGCACGCGGCGGTCGCCGGCCTCGACGAGGTACTTGGAGCCGGTGACGGTCTGAGCGGCGCCGAGAAAGGTGACGAGCGGCACGGGCAGTTCCTCCCGACACGGCCGACAGTGGCCGCAGGGCGACTTTACCAGAATCGAATCACGTGACTCCGGTGTAAGCTGGCGCCGCCCCCCGAATTCTTCCGCGGAGACCCGCCATGCTTCAGCTTCCTGCCGGCGCGCGACGCGCCCTGACGGCTCTCGCCCTCATCGCCCTGCTGCCGGGCGGGCTCGCCGCCCAGCAGCGCGCGATCACGATCGACGACCTGTACGACCCCGATCGCCGCGCGGATCTCGCCGGCTCGCAACCAACGGGGCTCGCCTGGCTCGACGACGCGTCGTACGTCTGGCCGCGCCCGGCAGACGACGCGGGCGTGGCCTGGACGGTGGTCGACGCGACGAGGGGCACCATGCGGCCGCTGTTCGACGCCGCGAAGATGGAGGCAGCCGTTGCGGCGTTGCCAGGGATCGGGCCAGAAGAGGCGGCCCGCCTGCCCGGCCAGCGCCGCCTGCAGATGAACCCCGCCAGAACGGCAGCGCTCGTCGCCGTCGCCGGCGACCTCTATCACTACGACTTCTCCGCCGGGCGCGCCACTCGACTGACGACGACCCCTGAAGAAGAGCTCGACCCGAGCTTCAGCCCGGACGGACGTCTCGTCGCCTTCACCCGGGCCAACGACCTGTTCGTCGTCGAAGTGGGATCGGGCCGCGAGCGCCGGCTGACCACCGATGGCAGCCCCAAGCGGCTCAACGGTCGGCTCGACTGGGTGTACCAGGAAGAGATCTATGGCCGCGGCAACTACCGGGCGTTCTGGTGGAGCCCCGACTCGCGCCGCCTGGCGTTCCTGCAGCTCGACGAGACGGCTGTGCCGACGTTCACGCTCGTCGACCACATCCCGCTGCGTCAGGACGTCGAGGTGTTCGAGTATCCCAAGCCGGGCGATCCCAATCCGGCCGTTCGACTCGGCACCGTGGGCGTGGCCGGCGGGCCCGTCCAGTGGGTCGACACGAGCGCGTACTCGGCTGTTGACCACCTCATCGTCAACGTCGCGTGGACGCCCGACTCGACGCGCGTGGTCTACTCGGTTCAGGACCGCGAGCAGACCTGGCTCGACCTGCGCCAGGCGCAGGCATCGACCGGGGCGGGGCGCACCGTGTTGCGCGAGACGACGAAGGCCTGGGTCGACAACCACGGCGACCCGAAGTGGCTCGCCGACGGGTCGTTCCTCTGGTTCAGCGAGCGCAGCGGGTGGAAGCACCTCTACCACTACCAGGCCGACGGCTCACTCGTGCGGCAGGTCACCGACGGGCGGTGGGAAGTGCGCACCTTGTACGGGGTCGACGAGCGCGGCGGGTGGATCTACTTCGCCGGGACCGAACGCAGCCACATCGGCAGCGACGTGTACCGCGTGCAGATCGACGGGTCGGACCTGACGCGCCTGTCGCAGCCCGCAGGCACGCACTCGGCGCTCTTCAACCCGTCGTTCTCGCTCTACATCGGCACGCGCAGCGACATCGCCACCCCGCCTCAGACGCGGCTGCACCGGGCCGACGGCACCGAACTGCGCGTGATCGACGAGAACCAGATCACCGCGCTCTCGGCCTTCCGACTCGTGACGCCAGAGTTCCTCCAGGTCAAGACCCGTGACGGCTTCGAGATGGAGGCGATGCTCATCAAGCCGCCAGACTTCGATCCCGCGCGGCGGTACCCCGTCTTCCAGCACACCTACGCGGGCCCGCATGCGCCGCAGGTCCGGAACGCCTGGGGAGGCGTCGGGCACCTCTACCTGCAGATGCTCGCACAGCAGGGCATCGTCGTCTGGGTGTGCGACAACCGGTCGGCGAGCGGAAAGGGGGCCGAGTCGGCGTGGCACGCCTACCTGCGGCTGGGAATCACCGAACTCGAGGACATCGAGGACGGGCTGGCCTGGCTGAGGGCTCAGCCGTGGGTCGACGCATCCCGGATCGGCATCAACGGCTGGAGCTACGGCGGGTTCATGACCAGCTTCGCGCTCACGCACAGCACGAGCTTCGCGATGGGCATCGCGGGCGGATCGGTCACCGACTGGACGCTGTACGACTCGATCTACACCGAACGCTTCATGCGCATGCCGCAGCACAACGCGGAGGGGTACGAGAAGACGTCCGTCGTGCGTGCGGCGAAGGACCTGCACGGCGCGCTGCTGCTCATCCACGGCACGATGGACGACAACGTGCACGTGCAGAACACCGTCGCGCTGGCTTACGAACTGCAGAGGGCGGGAAAGCCGTTCGAGCTGATGCTCTACCCGAAGTCACGCCATGGCGTCACCGACCCCAGGCTGGTGAAGCACATGCGGCAGGCGATGTTCGACTTCACGATGAAGCACCTGCGGCCCGAGGGTGCCACGACGCAGTAACGACAGAACTCGAGCCGCGATCTTCCCGCCACGTTGTGGGAGGGGGTCGATCAGGCACGTATCGCCGAACGTCTGCGTGCCGGCCGGCAGCCGGTCGCCGACAGCCGCAAGCCGGATGTCGCATCACGTCTGGCCTGTCTGATAGTCGACGATCGATTCCCCGAACAGGCCGCCGGCGCGATTCACCGCGACACGGTCTCGACCGCGGGCCTTCGCTTCGTACAGCGCGGCGTCGGCGGCGCGGAGCAGGGCGTCGGCCGACGGGCCGTGATCGGGAAACACGGCGACGCCCGCCGACAGGGTGAGCGGACCGATGACCTGCCGGTGGAACGGCACCCGCAGGGCGCGCGCCGACTGCCTGATCGACTCGGCGCGCGAGGCCGCGTCGTCGAGCGTCACCTCGGGCAGGATCAGCACGAACTCCTCGCCGCCGTACCGGCAGGCGATGTCCTCGGCGCGGATGCTGCGCTGGAGCACGCCGGCCGCCGCCCTGAGCATCTCGTCGCCGGCGGCATGCCCCCACGTGTCGTTGAGCGGCTTGAAGTGGTCGAGATCGAGCATGATGACGCCGACGGTGTGCCCTCCGCGCCGTGCCCGGCGCAGTTCGCGTTCGAGTGACTCCTCCATGTAGCGCCGGTTGAAGAGCCCCGTGAGCGGGTCACGAATCGACTGGCTCTGCAGCGTCTCGCGCAGCTTCAGGTTGGCCACGGCGAGGGCCACGTGCTCGGCGACCGTCATCGCCAGCCGGCGCCGGGCCTCGTCGAGCCGGCCCGGGTCGTGAACGCCGAGCGTGAGCACGCCGAGCAGTTCACCGTGCGCCATCATGGGCACGCACAGCGCGCCGCGCAGTCCCCGGCCGGCGAGATGGCGACACAGGGGTCCGCTCGCCGCCTCGTCGACGAGGTGCGGGCGCCCGCGGCGCAGGGCCCAGCAGTCGTCGGCGTGGAACGTGGCGCTCTCACGCTCCTCGCCCCAGCGGGCGACCGTGTCGACGAGCCCGCCATTTGGCGCCGTCGCGCTCACGCAGCCCACCGCGTCCGGAAAGAGCCTGACCCCGATCGGCCCGACCACCTCGTACGCCTCGTCGACCGTCCGGCAGGCCTGGAGCATATCGCCCATCTCGCTCAGCAGCCCGATCTCGCGCGTCCGCTGTTCGAGCTCGTGGACCCACACCGAGAGCCGCCGGTTCGACTCGCGCAGCTCCTCTTCGGCCTGTTTCCGCTCGGTGACGTTCTGGAGGATGGACAGGCAGAACGAGGGCGCGCCCGAGGCATCGCGCACCAGCGACACCGAGACGTCGGCCCAGAACACGCGGCCGCCCTTGCCCAGGTACCGGCGCTCGGCCCGGTACGAGTCTCGTTGGCCCGAGACGAGTTCGAGGAACTCGCCGCGGCCTCTGTCGAGGTCGTCCGGGTGGGCCAGGTCCGAGAGCGACCTCCCGCACAGCTCCTCCCGCGGCAGGCCGCTCATGACGACGACCGCGTGGTTGACGTCGATGACCCGGCCGCTGAGGTCGACCGACGCCACGCCCACGAGCGCCGATTCGAACACCGCCCGAAACCGCTCTTCGCTCTCCTGGAGCGCCTGTTCCGCCCGCCGTCGTGCGGAAATGTCCCGGTAGTTCACGACGACCGCACCGATGGCGGGATCGTCGAGGCGGCTCACCATGGCCGCCTCGAGGTGCAGCCACCGATCGTCCTTGTGCCGGAAGCGGAACTCCGCGGTCTGCGCCATCCCTGGCCGATCGAGGCACGACGCGTAGACCCACGACACGCGCTCGCGATCGTCCGGATGCACGAAGTCGAACACCCTGTGGCCGACCACTTCGTCGAGCGCGTAGCCGAGAAGGCGCGTCACCGGACGACTCGCGTAGAAGATCAGGGCGTCGGCGGCGAGCAGCCAGATCCCGTCGTTGCTGTTCTCGACCAGAAGCCTGAAGCGCTCTTCACTCTGCCGGAGCGCATCCTCGCCCTGCTTGCGGTCGCTGATGTCGCGGGCGATGCCCTGCACGCCGACCGGCTGCCCCTCGCGGCGGATCAGGCGCGTGCTCACCTCGAGCCAGACCCGTCGGCCGTCGCTCGCGACAATCGGCAGTTCGTACAGCGTCCGCTCTTCCCCCGAGAGCTTGCGGGCGAGCATCTGGCGCGCGAGCGGCAGCCATTCGGGAGCGACGACCTCCGTGATGGTCATCCGGAGCAGCTCGTCGCGGCTGTAGCCAGTGACCCGCTCGCCTGCCCGGTTGACCGCGACGAACCGACCCTCGAGATCGTGCGCGTAGACGATGTCGTTGGCGTCCTCGACGAGCCACCGGTAGTGCTCGTCCGGGTCGACGCCGTCGGTCGTCAGCCACGCCAGGGCGCGGGAGGACGTCGGCCCCGTCGCCGGCGTGCCGGGCGGCGGAGCGTCGATCTGTAGATCGGTCGCCGTAGGACTTGACGGAAGGTCGTTCATCGAGGCCCGCGCAGTGCCCGCCGCCTGAGTGAGTGCTGGCCTCGATATTGTATACTTGAAGGTCCCGTCCGTGGCCCCGTCCTGGCGCGATCGCTCGACTGCCCGCAAGCGGGCCGGCTCGACGTGGCGCGTGACTGCCGCCCTCGCGCGACACGAGGCACGCGCCACCTGTCACAGCTAGAAGGAGAGTTCAGACGATGCGACGTTTGATGACTGGTATCCTGTTGGCAGTTCTGGCCGCCGCCCCGGCGTCGGCCGACCTCACCCTCACCTCGTCGACGGCCGGCAAGGGCCTCGGGATGCGTGGGGACGCCGAGGGCGTGACCTACATCAAGGGCCACAGGATGCGCTCGGACGTCACCCTCCGCGGAGAGAACCTGTCGACCATCATCGACCTCGACGAGCAGAAGTTCTACTCGGTCAACCACAAGAAGAAGGAAGTCGAGGTCTGGAACATGGCCGACTTCTCGGCCGAGCTCTCGAAGATCACCGACGCCGACATCTCGGTCGACATGTCGCCCACCGGGCAGACGAAGGAGCTCCTCGGGCAGACGTGCGACGAGTACTCGATGCGCGTCGCGGTGGCCTTCGCGCCCGGCGGCGCGGGCGATCGCGTGAACGTCGTGATGGCGGGCCCGGTGTGGGTGGCGAAGAACAGCCCCGGGGCCGCCGACTACCAGGCGTTCTATCGCGCGGCGGTCGAGCGGGGCCTGTTCTTCACCGATCCGCGCGTGGCGAAAGCACAGCCCGGACAGGCGAAGGGCATGGCCGAGCTGTACCGCCGCATGGCCGATGCCGGCGTGGCCTACGCCACCGACATCCAGGTCAAGTTCGAGGGCTCGGGCATGCTGGGCGCCATGATGAGCAAGATGGGCGGGTCGTCGATCTCGACGACCGTCACCAAAGTCTCCACCGACACGTTGAGCGACGACGTGTTCGCCGTCCCGGCCGGTTACAAGGTCAAGCCGCAGAAGTGACCTCGAGCGTCGTCGACGCCCTCAGGGGCGATGGGCCGGTCGTCGCGGTGGAGCTCCGCCCTCCGCGCGCCACGCTCGGTGCCAGGGCCGGCATGGACGCGTGGATC encodes:
- a CDS encoding DPP IV N-terminal domain-containing protein; its protein translation is MLQLPAGARRALTALALIALLPGGLAAQQRAITIDDLYDPDRRADLAGSQPTGLAWLDDASYVWPRPADDAGVAWTVVDATRGTMRPLFDAAKMEAAVAALPGIGPEEAARLPGQRRLQMNPARTAALVAVAGDLYHYDFSAGRATRLTTTPEEELDPSFSPDGRLVAFTRANDLFVVEVGSGRERRLTTDGSPKRLNGRLDWVYQEEIYGRGNYRAFWWSPDSRRLAFLQLDETAVPTFTLVDHIPLRQDVEVFEYPKPGDPNPAVRLGTVGVAGGPVQWVDTSAYSAVDHLIVNVAWTPDSTRVVYSVQDREQTWLDLRQAQASTGAGRTVLRETTKAWVDNHGDPKWLADGSFLWFSERSGWKHLYHYQADGSLVRQVTDGRWEVRTLYGVDERGGWIYFAGTERSHIGSDVYRVQIDGSDLTRLSQPAGTHSALFNPSFSLYIGTRSDIATPPQTRLHRADGTELRVIDENQITALSAFRLVTPEFLQVKTRDGFEMEAMLIKPPDFDPARRYPVFQHTYAGPHAPQVRNAWGGVGHLYLQMLAQQGIVVWVCDNRSASGKGAESAWHAYLRLGITELEDIEDGLAWLRAQPWVDASRIGINGWSYGGFMTSFALTHSTSFAMGIAGGSVTDWTLYDSIYTERFMRMPQHNAEGYEKTSVVRAAKDLHGALLLIHGTMDDNVHVQNTVALAYELQRAGKPFELMLYPKSRHGVTDPRLVKHMRQAMFDFTMKHLRPEGATTQ
- a CDS encoding PAS domain S-box protein; this translates as MNDLPSSPTATDLQIDAPPPGTPATGPTSSRALAWLTTDGVDPDEHYRWLVEDANDIVYAHDLEGRFVAVNRAGERVTGYSRDELLRMTITEVVAPEWLPLARQMLARKLSGEERTLYELPIVASDGRRVWLEVSTRLIRREGQPVGVQGIARDISDRKQGEDALRQSEERFRLLVENSNDGIWLLAADALIFYASRPVTRLLGYALDEVVGHRVFDFVHPDDRERVSWVYASCLDRPGMAQTAEFRFRHKDDRWLHLEAAMVSRLDDPAIGAVVVNYRDISARRRAEQALQESEERFRAVFESALVGVASVDLSGRVIDVNHAVVVMSGLPREELCGRSLSDLAHPDDLDRGRGEFLELVSGQRDSYRAERRYLGKGGRVFWADVSVSLVRDASGAPSFCLSILQNVTERKQAEEELRESNRRLSVWVHELEQRTREIGLLSEMGDMLQACRTVDEAYEVVGPIGVRLFPDAVGCVSATAPNGGLVDTVARWGEERESATFHADDCWALRRGRPHLVDEAASGPLCRHLAGRGLRGALCVPMMAHGELLGVLTLGVHDPGRLDEARRRLAMTVAEHVALAVANLKLRETLQSQSIRDPLTGLFNRRYMEESLERELRRARRGGHTVGVIMLDLDHFKPLNDTWGHAAGDEMLRAAAGVLQRSIRAEDIACRYGGEEFVLILPEVTLDDAASRAESIRQSARALRVPFHRQVIGPLTLSAGVAVFPDHGPSADALLRAADAALYEAKARGRDRVAVNRAGGLFGESIVDYQTGQT
- a CDS encoding MBL fold metallo-hydrolase: MPLVTFLGAAQTVTGSKYLVEAGDRRVLVDCGLFQGLRELRRRNWDPLPVDPASLDAVVLTHAHMDHSGSLPRLVAGGFRGRIFCTPATFDLCRVVLPDGGRLQEEDARQANKHGYTRHDPAQPLFTEADAYRALSQFQPVGFERRLRIAEGIDVEFINAGHLLGSAFVKMTVDHGSDIDVLFGGDLGRYDRPVLPDPTPVPRADVLLLESTYGDRLHHPNDDGQELAGIINETVNRGGKLIIPSFAIGRVEELLYWIKRLEDAKRIPVLPVYLDSPMAIEALNYYRARANELDPDVQGGTRDVCGFCTARFQTVNSTQQSKELTRSKTTAIVISSSGMATGGRVLHHLVAALPDPRYTVLFVGYQAAGTRGRSLVDGAAEVKMHGQMVPVRARIAKIDSMSAHADQSEILRWLRGFEAPPRRTFLVHGEPEPMATLKSQVESTLGWTVEIPAYLDRVEL